Genomic DNA from Thermoanaerobaculia bacterium:
GCCGGAGCCCGGGTTCGCTCTGTGGGGCGCGATCATCGAAGCGCCTCAGGGGAACGTCTTCGTGAAGGCGACCGGGCCGAAGTCCCTGATCGAGCGGTCCCGCTCGGACTTCGACGCTCTCCTCTCCTCGCTCCAGACCTCGACATCGATGTGACGGAGCGGCTGGCGGCGGTCGCCCGCGACGTCGTCGTCTGCCGGCGATGCCCGCGCCTGGTCGCCTGGCGCGAAAAGTCGGCGGCGAACCCCCCGCGCCGCTTTCGGGGGGAGCGCTACTGGTCGCGGCCGCTGCCCGCCTTCGGCGATCCGGCGGCCCCCGTGCTCGTGGTCGGGCTCGCGCCGGCCGCGCACGGCGGGAACCGGACGGGACGGATCTTCACCGGAGACGCGTCGGGCGATTTTCTGTTCTCCGCGCTCTTCGCCGCGGGATTCGCGAACCAGCCGGAGTCGAGATCGCTCGACGACGGGCTCGCCCTCGCCGGCGTTCTCGTCACGGCGGCGGCGCGCTGCGCGCCTCCCGACAACCGGC
This window encodes:
- a CDS encoding uracil-DNA glycosylase — translated: MTERLAAVARDVVVCRRCPRLVAWREKSAANPPRRFRGERYWSRPLPAFGDPAAPVLVVGLAPAAHGGNRTGRIFTGDASGDFLFSALFAAGFANQPESRSLDDGLALAGVLVTAAARCAPPDNRPTPAEFARCRGYLIREIAAAPALRVIVALGGLAFDQTLRALSAAGHPIPRPRPKFAHGSETEISPFTILGAYHPSQQNTFTRRLTPAMLRAVFRRARKLASSRA